The window AACGGCTTGACAAGCCCGGTGAAAAGATTAGTACTGACCTTCCGTTGACTATAAAAGGGAACCTGCTTCCTTATGTCAGCAGAGGAGGCCTGAAGCTAGAAAAGGCCTTGAAGGTTTTCGATGTAGAAGTCAAAGGCAAAACGATGCTCGATATCGGCTCCTCTACAGGTGGGTTTACGGATTGTGCTCTGCAAAATGGGGCAAAAATGTCCTACGCCCTTGATGTAGGTTATAACCAGCTGGCATGGAAGCTTCGTCAGGATGAACGTGTTGTCGTAATGGAACGGACAAATTTCAGGTATGTGACACCTGCCGATTTGGAAAGGGGCATGCCTGAATTTGCGACAATCGATGTTTCGTTTATTTCGCTTTCACTTATCTTTCCTGTTCTTGCAACGCTTCTAGTGCCTGGCAGTGATGTAATTGCGCTTGTTAAGCCGCAATTCGAGGCTGGCCGGGAACAGGTTGGGAAAAAAGGAATTGTTCGAGACGAAAAAGTCCATCTGATGGTTCTGGAGAAAACAATTGGGCTTGCGTTAGGGGAAGGCTTCAATGTTGCAGGCCTCTCGTATTCACCTATAACAGGCGGGGATGGAAATATCGAATTTTTGCTTCACCTGAAATGGGACGGAAAAGATGATGGAGGAAAAAACCTCTTGAATATCACTCCGGAACAAGTTGTAAAGGAAGCACACGCTATCCTCAAAACCAAGAAAACCGATGAAGAAGCTGCACCATGAGGCCGTTTGATGACGGCCCTCTGGGACAGCTTTTTTTCATAAGCTTATTAATACGCCTTTTAAATTTATGAGGCAGATTTAATAGGAGATAATAATAGTATTGCCTTTCTG is drawn from Bacillus sp. FJAT-18017 and contains these coding sequences:
- a CDS encoding TlyA family RNA methyltransferase — protein: MKAKKERLDVLLVERGLAETREKAKRSIMAGLVYTNEERLDKPGEKISTDLPLTIKGNLLPYVSRGGLKLEKALKVFDVEVKGKTMLDIGSSTGGFTDCALQNGAKMSYALDVGYNQLAWKLRQDERVVVMERTNFRYVTPADLERGMPEFATIDVSFISLSLIFPVLATLLVPGSDVIALVKPQFEAGREQVGKKGIVRDEKVHLMVLEKTIGLALGEGFNVAGLSYSPITGGDGNIEFLLHLKWDGKDDGGKNLLNITPEQVVKEAHAILKTKKTDEEAAP